One segment of Phragmites australis chromosome 13, lpPhrAust1.1, whole genome shotgun sequence DNA contains the following:
- the LOC133888118 gene encoding probable galactinol--sucrose galactosyltransferase 2: MAMTRLMLTSRCSLRPSSPQYKNSPHASPAAQCRQPPSTVTPPSRKMAQLEHGSLLVGGRELLARVPPNVSLRPAGVKDADTALRAAFVGAKADAPSSRHVFSIGTLVKGWRWLSLFRFKIWWMVPATGAGAAGVPAETQMLLLESRSGDEAGSAEAEGSAMYALMLPVLDSGFRASLQGSPEDELQFCFESGDPKVQTMEADDAVFINSGDNPFKLMKESIKMLSKIKGTFNHIEDKEIPPILDWFGWCTWDAFYKAVNPVGIEEGLKSLCEGGAPPRFLIIDDGWQETINEFDDEALLEQTVFAERLIDLKENHKFRGEACKNLGNLIKKIKETHGVKYVYMWHALPGYWGGVLATSDVMKKYNPKLVYPVQSPGNVANLRDIAMDSLEKFGLGIIDPANIYEFYNDQHSYLSSVGVDGVKVDVQNVLETLGRGLGGRVALTRKYQQALEESVTQNFKRNNLICCMSHNSDSIFSALKSAVARASEDFMPQEPTRQTLHIASVAFNSFLLGEIFIPDWDMFHSKHESAEFHGAARALSGGGVYVSDKPGVHNFNILKKLVLPDGSILRARYAGRPTRDCLFNDPVMDGKSLLKIWNLNNFSGVIGVFNCQGAGQWVWPVKEIAYAPTNIDITGHLLPSDVDSLEEIACGNWNGETAVYAFNSCCLSRLQKHQSLEVSLSTMTFEIYTISPIRVFSEAVQFAPLGLINMFNSGGALDDVSSTADSSASTVHIKCRGPGRFGAYSATRPELCRVDEEEVEFSYTEDGLLAFDLPYRSSHNNLRHIEVLYRAS, from the exons ATGGCGATGACGAGGCTGATGCTGACCTCGCGGTGCTCTCTCCGGCCTTCTTCTCCGCAGTATAAGAACTCGCCCCACGCCTCCCCGGCCGCGCAATGCCGGCAGCCTCCCAGCACCGTCACGCCCCCGTCGCGGAAGATGGCGCAGCTCGAGCATGGGTCCCTGCTGGTCGGCGGGCGGGAGCTCCTCGCCCGCGTCCCACCCAACGTCTCCCTCCGCCCGGCCGGCGTTAAGGACGCCGACACCGCCCTGCGCGCCGCCTTCGTCGGCGCCAAGGCCGACGCGCCGTCCAGCCGCCACGTGTTCTCCATCGGCACCCTGGTCAA GGGGTGGAGGTGGCTGTCCCTGTTCAGGTTCAAGATCTGGTGGATGGTCCCGGCCACGGGCGCCGGCGCGGCGGGCGTGCCGGCGGAGACGCAGATGCTGCTCTTGGAGTcaaggtccggtgatgaggcGGGTTCTGCGGAGGCGGAGGGGAGTGCGATGTACGCGCTGATGCTGCCGGTTCTAGACAGCGGCTTCAGGGCCAGTCTCCAGGGGAGCCCCGAGGACGAGCTGCAGTTCTGCTTCGAGAGCG GTGATCCTAAGGTCCAGACGATGGAAGCAGATGATGCAGTGTTCATCAACTCAGGGGATAACCCTTTCAAGCTTATGAAGGAGTCCATCAA GATGCTATCCAAGATCAAAGGAACTTTCAATCATATAGAGGACAAGGAG ATCCCTCCAATTTTGGACTGGTTTGGGTGGTGCACTTGGGATGCATTTTACAAAGCTGTTAACCCGGTAGGGATTGAGGAGGGCCTTAAAAG TTTGTGTGAGGGAGGTGCACCGCCAAGGTTTCTGATTATAGATGATGGTTGGCAGGAAACAATTAACGAATTCGATGACGAAGCCCTCCTTGAACAGACCGT GTTTGCGGAGAGGCTGATTGATCTGAAGGAGAATCATAAGTTTAGGGGAGAAGCCTGCAAGAATCTCGGAAACCTTATCAAGAAAATCAAAGAAACACATGGAGTCAA GTACGTATACATGTGGCACGCTTTACCTGGGTATTGGGGAGGCGTCCTAGCAACATCTGATGTCATGAAGAAGTACAATCCAAAGCTTGTTTACCCAGTCCAATCTCCGGGTAATGTTGCGAATTTGAGGGATATAGCCATGGACAGCTTGGAGAAATTTGGACTGGGTATCATTGATCCTGCCAATATATATGAGTTCTACAATGATCAGCACAGCTACCTTTCTAGTGTGGGTGTGGATGGTGTGAAGGTTGATGTGCAGAACGTGTTGGAAACTCTCGGGCGTGGATTAGGTGGCCGTGTTGCATTAACTCGAAAGTATCAGCAGGCTCTTGAGGAATCTGTTACTCAGAACTTCAAAAGGAACAACCTAATCTGCTGCATGAGTCACAATTCAGACAGCATCTTTAG TGCCTTGAAGAGTGCAGTTGCTAGAGCCTCAGAAGATTTCATGCCTCAGGAACCAACACGGCAAACTCTGCACATCGCTTCTGTGGCATTTAATAGTTTTTTGTTGGGAGAAATCTTTATACCTGACTGGGATATGTTTcat AGCAAGCATGAATCAGCAGAATTTCATGGAGCAGCAAGAGCACTGAGTGGAGGTGGTGTTTATGTCAG CGACAAACCCGGAGTCCACAATTTCAATATTCTCAAAAAGCTTGTTCTACCAGATGGCTCGATCCTAAGAGCAAGGTATGCTGGTCGTCCTACACGTGATTGTTTGTTCAATGATCCAGTCATGGATGGCAAAAG TCTACTGAAAATATGGAACTTGAACAATTTCTCTGGTGTCATCGGAGTGTTCAATTGTCAGGGAGCTGGACAGTGGGTTTGGCCAGTGAAAGAAATTGCTTATGCTCCTACTAACATCGACATCACTGGCCATCTCTTGCCATCAGATGTAGATTCCCTTGAGGAGATAGCTTGTGGTAACTGGAATGGAGAGACTGCAGTATATGCTTTCAATTCAT GTTGTCTTTCAAGGCTTCAGAAGCACCAAAGTTTGGAGGTTTCATTGTCTACTATGACATTTGAGATCTATACCATTTCACCAATAAGG GTTTTCAGTGAAGCTGTTCAGTTTGCTCCTCTTGGACTGATCAACATGTTCAACTCCGGTGGCGCACTTGACGATGTTTCAAGCACAGCTGATTCTTCAGCTAGTACAGTTCATATCAAATGCCGAGGGCCAGGGCGGTTCGGTGCTTATTCAGCCACCAGGCCGGAGCTTTGTAGAGTTGATGAAGAGGAGGTAGAGTTCAGTTATACAGAGGATGGCCTGCTAGCTTTTGATCTTCCCTACCGTTCGTCCCACAACAACCTGAGACACATCGAGGTTCTCTACAGAGCTTCCTGA